The following is a genomic window from Anopheles aquasalis chromosome 3, idAnoAquaMG_Q_19, whole genome shotgun sequence.
GCTCACGGCCGATTTGGCCGAACCCTGCGAACCGCTCGAGCTGGTCGAGGGTGAGATGGAGGAGTTGCTGTACGACAGGGCGCCCGAACCGAGCGAGCTGCGtggtgtttgcgtttgcggttGGCCCCCCGCCAGCGGATCATCCTGATCGCTCATGGTCACGCTCGGTCTACTGACCCGATAATAGGGTGCGATGATTAcgatcgctgatgatgatgatgatgatgatgatgcttgttgCTGGGCGATGCGTGAcctaggtggtggtggcgccgacGAGCCGAGGGCCTATCTAAACCAACAAGCGCACGAAAACTACACCGATTCCGGAACGAGAAGATGGAACCTCTGCCCTCTCCGGATGAAGAGCATTTTGAAGGTTTCCACGGGATTTATCACGGGTCCGTTGTGGGCCACACTTTACACAGTTCCCCGGCCATTCGCGGCGCAGCGGATCTCGGGGGGTGGCCGACGAAAAATTCCGATAGTTGGTGGGTGACAGTTGCCTTGTGTTGTTTTTCCGCTGAACTGTGAATGgtcataaaaaaattaaagatgTTGTACTGGGTATTTCGGCAATTGCCGAGGACTTTTTATGCCGAAAATACCATGCAATAAGTTAAAATATTCACGACCAAAGGAATATTAAATCGATGATGAATTCGATTGAAGATTTTATGGACTGGTTTACATGCAAACATGTTTGTTGATGCTGCAATTCTTGCGTCGCCCAGTGTACCTGTCAATCGAAGAGGAATAAAAAGGATGCAAGGATAAATAGAATGATGTCGACCTGATTGTGCATCGCTGCCCCCCAGAAAATCAAGGATCGGAATCATGGATAAACTGACCACTATCAGTGCCGTGCTGTTTATGGCTGCCGATGTGTGCGCGATTGTGAGTTTGGCCATGCCCGACTGGATCGTGACGAGTGTAGGAGGTACCGTAAAGGAAGGGTGGCCCAGCATCCCGTGATAGTAAAGGGCTAACAGATCCTCCCCCTTCTCCTGCTTCCAGGTGAAACACGGCTGGGATTGATGTGGACTTGCATGACGCTCCACAATCGGCCACAGGTTTGCTTCACGCCGGAACTGCAACCGGAGTGGTTGATTGCACTGATCTGCATCTTCGTGGGGTGCATCTGCAtcacgaccaccatcatcctgctGGCCTCGAGTAACTGGGATCGAAATGTGATTCCCTATGCCCGGTGGGTTGGCTTTACGGCAAGTAAGTATCGGATCCGGCTATGCGAGGGCTGATAATTCATTGTACGGACTGTGTTCTGCCGTGTTCCAGTGGTGCTGTTCTGCCTGGCAGCGGTCATCTTTCCGCTTGGCTTTCACATCGATGAAATCGGTGGCCAACCATATCATCTACCGCACTCGCATCAGGTGGGAATCTCATACCAGGTCTCAATAATCTCAAGTTCGATAATACTAACAATATCAAGAATCATCAAAAATAGGTGGGGATCTCCTACATCATGTTCGTGCTGGCCCTGTGGATCACGGTCGTTTCGGAGCTGTTTGCGGAAAAGGTCTGTCTGCCCCAGTTCTAAGGCCGTCGCCGGAGAGATGCATTACCAGTATTTATCAGGCAAGCGTAGTATTGCTCTAATCGATGGAatcaaatgaacaaaaaacttcacttccacttcctAAGCGATGGAATTGAAACTGTACAGGCTATATTAGTGTGTCAACCAAAAATGAGGCAACCCGATGTACTTCTAGAATACGTAGATTCGTAAGCTTCGCATTAGCGTCCGTGTTTAAGTAAAAAGAATAAATCCTTTTTGTGATATTTCCTTTACGACATGATATGCGACGACCCTCGAGGGGCATTTGTAGGTTCCAGACcagaagcaaaacataaacaaaccgCAGATCGCGTTTGACATTTGCATCCGTCCAAATATTCTGGTCCATCCCGTCTGGTGCCACATCTGCTGGtgcaccgttgttgttgcgttgcagTGATGCTGCGGGACCGCCGAGAAGGTTGGATTGTTGGTTAGTGAGGGTTTAATTTCACAGTCGTTTAGTCGTCTTTAGTGGCCAATCATGTGTTCCTTACGGTGTGCCTCATccggggtgctgctgttgctggagatAGCAGCATTCCTATCGCTACTTCCCGCTACCATTGTTCGTTGTGATAATGAGCTGAGCGTTGAGCTGACGATGCAGGCACCGACCGTAATGGTTGCTTTGCTTATCCGAAACAAGCAACACACGTTGCCGCATTTTTTCACTTACATCGAGGAACTGGACTACCCCAAGTATCGCCTTTCCCTCTGGTGAGTTGCGCAAATTCCGCGAGACACGGAGCAAAGATGACTAACAGTTTTCACCTTTAGGATACGATCGGATCATAATGAAGATCGCAGCATAGAGATCACGAAAGCATGGCTGAAGCGCATCACTCCGCTGTACCACAGTGTGGACTTCAAGTATCGCACAGAACCGGCAGGTAAgcgggagagcgagaaaaccTACACGCACTGGACGGAGGATCGGTTTGCGGATGTGATTCGGTTGAAGGAGGAAGCCCTACAGACGGCCCGGAAGATGTGGGCCGATTATGTGTTCGTAAGTGAACCGTTTTCAGTCGTTAAGCGATAAGATAAGTAATTTAACTTTCATTCGGTCTTTTAGTTTCTCGATGCGGATGTATTCCTCACGAATCCACGATCGTTGAGGTCGTTGATTGATCTGAAGCTACCCATCGTAGCACCGATGCTCGTATCGGATGGGCTGTACTCCAACTTTTGGTGTGGTATGACGGCCGATTACTATTACCAACGGACGGATGACTACAAAAAGATTCTCAACTACGAGCTGGTGGGGCAGTGGACTGTACCGATGGTGCACAGTGCGGTGCTTGTAGATTTGAACGTGGCGGAAACCCGCCATCTTACGTTCGACCGACGTAATCTACCGGTCGGCCGGTACAGTGGTCCGGTGGATGATATTATCATTTTTGCCATGTCGGCCAACTACTCCAGCATACCGATGCAAGTGTGCAACGAGCTGCTACATGGCTACATCATGGTTCCACTGGAAGCTGGTGAAACGGTCGAAGGGAAGGATTTGGAACAGTTGACGAACATTCTCGGTTACATTTTGAACGAGTACGGCGAAGTAAAGCTCAAGCAGGATATGAAGAAATATGTTCCAGTTGTTGAGAAGTAAGTAAAAGGAAGAATTGAAGCGGTGCATTCGGGACTAATCTTCCTTCCTCCTGGCCAGGGATAAGCTATCGCTTTCGCACATCTATATGATCAATCTGAAAcggcgaacggaacgaaggaaCAAAATGTTATCGCATTTCGATCTGCTGGGGCTCCAGGTTGAACACTTTCCTGCCGTCGATGGCAAGTCGTTGACCGATAAGAAGTTGCAGGAACTGGGCATTCGCTTTCTTCCCGGTTATACTGATCCATTCCACAAACGGTACGTTTTTGAAGTGGAGAAAATGCTTCCACCAACCGTTGGATGTACTTatctgctctctgtctcttctagcccgatgacgatgggtGAGATTGGTTGCTTCCTTAGCCACTACTACATCTGGGAGAAGATGGTCCACCTAGGTCTAGCCGAAGTGCTTGTTCTGGAAGATGATATCCGTTTCGAGCCGTTCTTCCGCCGTCGGGCACACCGTGTGTTGGATGATGCTCGACGGATCGGTGGCTGGGATTTGATCTATTTCGGACGCAAACGAttgcaggaggaggatgaaaagtggatcaccGGCTCGGAGTATCTGGTGCGGGCGGGATACTCTTACTGGACGCTCGGTTACGTGATAACGCTGGAGGGcgcgaagaagctgctgcgtGAGCGGCCCCTCGAGAAGCTACTCCCCGTCGACGAGTACCTGCCGATCATGTTCGATAATCATCCGAACGAGAGCTGGGCGGGTCACTTCCGCGATCGCACGTTGGTCGCGTGGAGTGCGGCGCCGTTGCTTCTGTTCCCTACGCACTACACCGGGGACGAGGGTTACATTTCCGACACCGAGGATTCGGCTCGCATCGATGGAACGGTGGCATCAGCAGGTGGtagcagcaaggatcaagaGGGCCCATCAGCGGGGCTGAACGAAACGGGTCGCGACGTGGCCGCCGAGCCGAAAAAGGGCGACAAAGAACAGCTGCCGAATGCGTCGTCCGCTCTGTTGGCCGAATCCGGGTTGGAGCAGGGTGAACATGAGCTGGAGGCGGCCAACCGGAAATCCGGCCAACCGGCGGGAATCCGGAACGAGCTCTAGCGTTCCAGGAACGGCTTGCAACAGCCCAATCATCCAAAGAATCTAACGGACTTAGTTAGTTAGTGATTAATGGTTAGTACATACAACTGTGTTCTCGTGCCTTATACTCGACCAGCGGCATTCAGCATTAACGCAATGCTGCATCCTCATATAATCTGCCATTTATGTAGGAAAAGTACAATAAAAaagcatgtttttttaaatttttcgaaCTAAACTGGGCGCCATAAACGGGTAGCACTTTaactttttttcgcttttctttctccctctcgcgcgtcaagagagagcgagaaaggcgAAAAATTGCTCGAAGTCAAGCAGTCGAGCaggttccttcttcttctcctcctcgccgTCTCCTTCTTCGTTGTTTTGATCACAAAACTCCGCGAGCCGTTTTACGCTCCCATGAAAACCACGAAATCCGTTCCCTCGCAAACCCATCTTTTCCGCGTAGTGTTTCCGTAAAATGGTAAGCGACAAATCCGCCGTGATCGTGGCCTCTATCTTATCACCGTAGTTCTGTGCGCCTATCGTGCCGAGACGTTGTTCCGTGAAGTGCGTGGTGCCGAGCAATCGAGATGCTGATGGTAGCtggccagcagccgcagcatagATTTGGGTTGGATGAGGGAAGCAAATGGGGCGCCCTTTCCCTCCTCCCGTAGTGATGAAAAGGGTTGTGAAGTGAAATCcgggttgctgttgatgctgttggtgttttcAGAAATACTCTCCATCGCCAAGAGGCGTCGATGGCCGGTCAGAGCGATCCATGGTTTCCATGGCAATAGTCCCGCTTCGACGTCTACGTGATTTTGGAAATCGCAGTGATTTTAACGCACCCCGCCGGAGAGTGTGGTAAGTGTTTCCAATAAttccttgcttttttttgtagtggCTGCCGCACAGCGATGCATCtgattttcttttggtttggttttggtttcacCAAAAAGTTCATCTCCTCGcgcccgtccgtccattcgcCCCCGTGGCCGCCTAGGGCGGGTTCTATTTTTAACCCTGCGTCCAACATAACgcaccacggcgacgacggcgacgacggcgacgacgacgacggcggcggcaacacagacacatgcgCTCGTCCACGCGAGAGGGATCGAGTTTATAAACAAATTATTCCGTCTCGTgcgtgcatcatcatccggtgcaTCCAAGGTACCATCGACTGGCGGCCAAAAACTGGTTCACATCTGGTTGAAAAGCGGAATATCGATAAGCGCAATGATAAGCCAGTTATTCGATAACGATGTAAACAAAGCTCCACCTCCGTCTCCCCGATCAACCTCGAAGCCTCGACGACTCCACGGCTTGCTATTAGGTGCATCTGGAGCACTTTTTGATTAGAtaacggccagcagcaggcgcgGTTCATTGACGTCGGGCGCTTGATTCGAATTCGGTTATCAGTCTCCCGAGGGCGCAGTGACAAGCACCGCCACACGCCATTAGAATCCGGAAAAAGCGAAGGTTTTGGAAGAGAATTTTTGCTCCGGATCCACACCCATTTACCCAACGGGGCTCGTCCATGGGGGCCATTCGGTTTCGCCGCTCTATACCATCGCCCTCGTTTGGTGcaaactgcaacagcagccgcgCGTTTTCACTGCCCGcggtgcgtgtatgtgtgcaccgtCGGCGTCGGCGCACTTTTAGCGAAACTTCACCTCCAAAAGTGGCAGTAGGTGCAACGCGCAGGCAAGGACGTTGGCGAAAGGAATGCAATGCACCCTTTCCCACCTCCCGgtttttctatttccattcCTGGAAAGGCAATGAACTTGAAAaacctcctgctgctgcaggccaCCGGCGTGACCGATGACGcgatgacgatcgatcgattctcgCATCACATAACCGGCGCTGCCTGGTTCccgttggtggtttgtttgatcctgtttgttttttgcctaAAACGCTTTCGTCCGCCATTTCTCGAACCATTCGGCCCATGTTTCGGAATGCAGATGAGTCCTTTTTCGTTAGTTTGGAGCATGATGTGCctttatgtgtatgtgccgCGAAAGCACATAAAACCGtcactttccatttccggttccggactTTTCCGTCCTCTTCGCTCGAGGATTGCCCGAACTTCAAGAAAGGGACAGAGTGCCGCTTATGTATGCGCTGTGATAATATTAACAGAATTTGTTGACTTGCGTTGACATGCTGATAGCAAGGAAGAGCAGAGCTTGCTACGATAATGTACATAAACTGTGCAGTCGTGTTCCACGTTTCTCTTTGGTTCCTGCGATGCGAGAAACATTGTCCTTCGCCACGGAGTTCGTTGCGTATGTAAAGCAGTCCGCCCGGTCGTCTTCGGAACgggaaggaacgaaggaaccGCAGATTGCATCACCACGCCCGAAATTGCCGGTGTGTGCGGTCGGGAGGTTTCTCAGGGCGTTCAGGCAACCTAGGCACTGACCTAGGACAACGACATTCCCAAAACTCAGGTGgtcattcgcattcgcagcaGGATCAATGGATATACACCTTGCACCTCCCGAAGGTGTCCGGACAGGCAAACCGTGGGGACAACAGTTTCACGTGCTGGCGAACATGACAACAGCagggattccggttgcgaagGACAGAGTGCTATGGAAAAGCATATAATTAGCATCTATAGTTTGACGTGACTGAAGGACTAAGCTTGCTAAAGGAATACAACGTTAGTGGCGTTAGTagttctttcttttcattctcttgCGAGAACTTGTACAGGAATAAGGCCTACAaataatgtttctttttatcatGGTTACAAATTGATTCTGTAAAAGCGATTCAACAAGATCCACTGCTAATGttcaattttacaaaaattaTGGATCGCGTTCGCTTTTACCAATTTGAATATGATGATAATGTGATTTCTAGGAATAGATCCATTAATCGTCTATGGAGTTCGTCATTTTAGAGACTAATGGGTTCGGTAGATCATTACCGTATCATTATCTACAGTAGCTTAAGTAATTTACTTATGTTAAGATCAAGTCTTTCAATacgtatttaaaaaaagttattGTACATCTTCTTTTtagcaattgttttttttatcgatttctAATCATCAATAATAGTCAATACTCTTCCTCCAGATGATAAATTTGCCCAGATAACAATTTATCGCATAACATCAATAATTGGAAACATTTGAATGTGCCTAACAAGTCATTTTATGAATATTTTGGATAcgatttaattgaataaaaataaatcaagtTAGTTAACGAGTTATAATTAAACGACTAGAAAACAGGATGAACTTTTTTAGAGACAGCTACGCTTACCATCTTTAGCCATCTTTTTTAAATCCAATCAGCTACACCCAAGAGTTTCAATTACATTTGACTAGCTCCCGTGGCTTGTCTGTTGAGAAGATGTGTACAAACCACAGCAACACTCTCTGGTGTATCCCGGTTGCCAAGCGACGAGTTGACGTAGTACACACCAAACCCAACATGCCATCAATGGGATTATTGCCTTCGTTCGCGatacaacccccccccccctcgtcgGCAATGTCTTGGAGCATCGCTCCCGTGCAACGTGAACATTCCCAGAAACGACtcacaccaacaaacacacctgGTCGTTATCCTTTGGCCACAGTGTACTGCACTTTCCCTTGCCAGCTTTCTTCTGGTCCTTGCGATGCAGCAGCCGGTGGAACGCCGTCCAGAACACATAGGTTACCGTTTGTGCCATTGTCCTGTCGGCCATTTCCCCGAAAATCCTTCCCCGAACACGCTGCGCACCACTCACCGGCGTCAACCGAAGCAaggtcgtttcgtttcgtttttttgttatcctGCCCTTTGGGCCGATGCTGCTTGCTGTGCAAACCGTTGCTGTGGTGATCCGTCTGTTGACCTCCTGGAGGTGTTGTAGAGTGGACGGGGATTTCGGGAATCCAATTTACCCACCCACACCCATGTTGATGAACTTTCAATTATGGTTTCGCCCTTCGCGGGGTGACACGTTTATTCCCGCTCCAGTCAGGATGCCGGAGAGCGAGCAGTGTGTCATTAGTGTTTGGTTAGCGAGATGGAGGGTgcctccagctgctgctgctgctgctcagtttACACTTTATCGGCGAAAGTTCGTTCGCCCTCCTGAACTCTTATcacctcggtcggtcggtcggtggtcggtcgcgAACCCGAACCTACCTCAACAAGATTAGATTCATCGCAAGAAGCGATGGATACGTAATCCGGGCCACTCTACTCAACTcaaccgttgctggtgccCCCTGGTGTAGGTTATACGCTAAGGGATTTGTTGTGTAAACATGTCGTAGGAAGAAAGCTGGATCGAAATGTACGTGTAGCTTGCAGGAGCTAACGAGTCAAGGTCCCCTGGATTCTTCTAATGGTCACGTGTTTCTATCCGTTGGTAGCATAGGTTTGAGGTACAAAAAAATCGACCATTTGTCCCTTTAATTGTTCTATACTTTTAGAAGAACATAACCTATACCTTGTTGTAGCTCATAGCATCCTTTATGTCCTTTATATAAAACATGATGGAGCCTCTTATCAGTTGACATACTGTGCGCAAAGGCAACCTCATCTTTTTAGTGTCAATGCACGTTACGTTGGTTCCCTTTTCCAGCGTTTGCAATACATAGACATACTATGTAGTCCTTGAACATGCTCttgtcgttccgttcgttgccACAATCCGGAAGACATTTTCTTCGAAATCGAAGAGCCAATTCCTGTTGCACTGTTTGCAGGAAGGTGTGGTCGCAATATATGCTAGATAGTGATTTTGCACAACAGTCAGGCTCCATAAGTTCCAAGATATCTATTGCGAGAGAAATTGTTCGCTATATTGCGGTTATGTTCTTGTGTTTactattgatttattttaaaaactaTTTCAAATGAAGTCTATAGGAGTTATTTCAGTTTCTTGAATATAAAGCTTAATAGGATACCGTACAGAGTGGCATCTGCCCCTTTACTGCACATTCGAGTGGCCAATTTAAGCGTTACGCTCTTCGGCGGTCTTTCGGTGACCTTTTTGGGTGAGTCACATGATCCTACCGTACGGAGTGTACCATACCCTGCACAACGCCATGCTATCGTCATTTACAACCGTTGACCATTTGGCCATTCACCGTGGCCGGCTTGTGCCCTGGGGCCATTCTCACCACCGTATAAGCTTGAAGGGGTAAGCGATGTACAGCAATGTTTGAAGCACGTGGTGTGAGTTAAGACGATGTGCGATCGTTCGGCATCGAGGATGAGGACGCAAAGAGAACATACAGAACGAGAAGAGAAATCTAATCTCACGTGTTGAAGCGAAGtaatgcttttatgctgccccccccccccccccccccccccttagaGGTCATAGAAGTGagtgaagcgagagagagagagagaaatgctgTATTAAATGCTGCGAAAAAGTCCTCCAACGATGGACTCGCGACTGTGTAGCTGCAAATTGAAAGCCAAGCCGGGTCGGAACGGAATGAGTTGCGGCTCCATGTTGAAGCGGGTGGCCCCTGAAATGTGCGCGGAAAAAACTTAATAACCCAAACGTACCACGGATCACTACACTGCGCTGTTGAAGATTTCTTGGTACGaggcgaaacgaacgaacgaacgggacgaATGATAAACAATATGAGAGAATGTTGGGAAAGCGAACCGAGTGAGCGAAAGATGGGGCCAGAACGAAggagaatattaaaaaaaataatgcgaGGAAGGATGGAAGAACGTAACTCCTCGCACCGGTGGCCAATATGTGCGGAATGCGTGTTGCGATAGGTCAGGGGAAAAAGATCGTACCCACACGTGACCCGCAGCCGCTTCCCAACCCCCCTTCCTAGCGattaccctttttttgctgcgaattatttcatcatttttccttcgttcattcgttcttGTTCTTATCGTGTGCTGGGCGTTTGCCACATATGCTACGTGTAGTGATACGCGCTAGGGGCTATGCGAGAATGGTGTGGTTTGCAAATATGTTCGTTCtatctgcattttttttttggtgcggtACGATATGATTGATATACTTGCGACCTTGTAAATTGTGCTAGAGAATTGTATTTGGTTTCTAAGattattttgtattttgttttatatgCCGAGCAATTGCTTAAAATCATGCTTGATACGATAAATAAATCGTTATAGCTGCTTATCGACGATTCAAACTTTGTAACATTATGTTTTGTGACCTAATTAAAACGCGAAATGCGATGTTCCTTACAAAAATTGTTTTTGTATCTTTTGCGCTATTCGTTTGTCAATTATATTTTCTAAATTTCTGTTGTCTGTATTTCAAAATCTcttaaatatttttctttcatcctgTACTATATGTCGGTAGTAAAAAACCAGTAGTGCGAGCTAAATGTTAAATTAGAACTAATATTTAATTTCGCTGCATattctttttaaaatcatgATTAGCTAGAATAACATGAAGGTTCTAAAAAGATATTAGATTGAGTTatatattttctttctttttttgctatctttatgttgtttgttatttagAATTTGCTCGTTAAATTTAAAATGCGGACGTTTGAAACCAGCAACTTTTCAGGAAATCTTTGGCGGAATAATTCCTCCTACGGTATGCAATAGGAAGAAGGTTTGTTTCACCAAATGTATTATTTTTTGGGCTTTTTATGTGATTTTGAGTACGAATTAAAAGTAATGCGAATATTGGAactgattttttatttttcggatTACAATCATAACTCATTTTATGAATCAAGAGCCcttttttgcacattttcaCCAAGCATTTGATAGTGAGTAAGAAGAGGCACTGGAGCAACATTTCCAGTGCGTTCAGATTATCTATCAATCGTTACTTCTAACCGATTAAAAGTGACGACAGCGAAACTATCCATTCGGAACTGCGAAGTGTGGAAATGACAAATTGATGTGGCAGAATGATGCTTTCCGCAGAAATCATCTACATCATCTTCTCGTCGTTACGATCAGTCGGTACCAATTTATCAGACGTGCCACCGCCAGCCTCGTTCAATCGATCATACAGCTTCTTTCCTCACCAGACAGTAGCAGCCGAAATCATTCTCCAAGGCAAAGCACGCTCCGTAACTCTCGACGCGCCGTGTGACAAGATAAATGGCCAATGGGAAAGCGAATTATCGCATTGTGGCTCCGTGGTCCCGTGATCCCGGTTACTTAATAGAATCGCATCAACTTTCACGGAAGTGGAAAGCATAACCGTCCGTCCTTGTGGTTATATATgccaccttcctccctccAAAACAGGGTGCATCACCGCTCGCAAGGACCTTTCCATGCGATGCGTAGGCGAAGAACCGGCTCACTTTCCTTTGTACTAGATTTTCCCAGCAAGCAGGAGAACCGGATGCGGAAGGTGAGATAATtgaggaatggaatgggatggAGAGCGCAAGGTTCAGCAGGATCGGTGAGTTCCCTTTTGTGTAGAAGAGGCTCCTTTTTCGTGATATTTTTGGGGCCAAATGGTGGGGCCAAGGAACTCATTTCGTCTGCGACGtcgcgtcatcgtcgtcatcgtcatacAACCGTCTGTTATTCAAACGTCCTTGACCCCCTGCATTATGTCAGATGGACCGCcaggccagagagagagagagagagagagagagagagagagagagagagagagagagagagagagagagagagagagagagagagagagagagagagagagagagagagagagagagagagagagagagagagggagagtgtgtgtgagagagaaagtgagtaCAGCAGCCTAGACAGTAGTGGCATCCTTGTACTGGTATCTCGGAGTCCTTCGTCtgggaaatgattttaattggGTGGATCCCGTGGAAGATCCAGGCCTTGCGGGAGTAACGTTACCGAAAATGTTGGCGAGTATcggacaaaaaaagaaaagaattcCGCCAGACGGAACTCATTATCAGTCGATGCGGTTTATGCAATGATGTTCAAGGACCTGCACGTTGAACAGCATAAGATCTGCGAATTGCTCAATTTGAATTAAAAGCTATTGGAATCCTTTTTATGATCCTGGATCCTAAAACAAtaattatttatgctttttagTTTAGTATTAAACGTTCAAATCAGTTCAAATAACTCATTGCAAAAGCTCCCAGAGAGGTCCTTAAAAGCCACTCACCGTGGCTGATAATAAACCGCGTGATGTCGTTTGCACTCCCTTCTCAACAATCCTTACCATCCTCGTGAGAACCACCGATCCACCAATCTCCAAACGCTTCTTTAAAGCCTCGTTCACCACGTAAAGACTAcattttcgtcctttttcttttttgggacCACGCGAAACGTCAAAAAAAGCGTCTGGGGTTTCGCAGGAATTACGATATTGCGTGTGagtgcgccccccccccctaccgcTTTCCGTAAAAACTTTgtaaaaagatgaaaaataagagcagcagcaccgtcacgCTGAACGGAAATGGGCGtcgctgttgatgttgctgttggttgacGGAAGcaaagctctctctccctctctctctctcgctacggAGCCGGTGATGCTCCGGTGAGGGAGGACACCGTGATCGTCTGGCAggccgtggctggctggctggccgggggGCTGGTGTTGTGGTTCCGACTTGCGCTTCCGAGAGCACCGCGCCGAGACGTCCTTGACTAGAGGTCGCCGGTTCATTGGACCAATTTGGCATGTTtcagacgcagcagcagtcaccaaCGCCTCGTCCTTTCGTCTCGTGGGTCTTTCTTCCTTTACCCTAGGCTCCTGGGGTACGG
Proteins encoded in this region:
- the LOC126575531 gene encoding uncharacterized protein C16orf52 homolog A, yielding MDKLTTISAVLFMAADVCAIVSLAMPDWIVTSVGGETRLGLMWTCMTLHNRPQVCFTPELQPEWLIALICIFVGCICITTTIILLASSNWDRNVIPYARWVGFTAMVLFCLAAVIFPLGFHIDEIGGQPYHLPHSHQVGISYIMFVLALWITVVSELFAEKVCLPQF
- the LOC126574920 gene encoding glycosyltransferase 25 family member, with the protein product MCSLRCASSGVLLLLEIAAFLSLLPATIVRCDNELSVELTMQAPTVMVALLIRNKQHTLPHFFTYIEELDYPKYRLSLWIRSDHNEDRSIEITKAWLKRITPLYHSVDFKYRTEPAGKRESEKTYTHWTEDRFADVIRLKEEALQTARKMWADYVFFLDADVFLTNPRSLRSLIDLKLPIVAPMLVSDGLYSNFWCGMTADYYYQRTDDYKKILNYELVGQWTVPMVHSAVLVDLNVAETRHLTFDRRNLPVGRYSGPVDDIIIFAMSANYSSIPMQVCNELLHGYIMVPLEAGETVEGKDLEQLTNILGYILNEYGEVKLKQDMKKYVPVVEKDKLSLSHIYMINLKRRTERRNKMLSHFDLLGLQVEHFPAVDGKSLTDKKLQELGIRFLPGYTDPFHKRPMTMGEIGCFLSHYYIWEKMVHLGLAEVLVLEDDIRFEPFFRRRAHRVLDDARRIGGWDLIYFGRKRLQEEDEKWITGSEYLVRAGYSYWTLGYVITLEGAKKLLRERPLEKLLPVDEYLPIMFDNHPNESWAGHFRDRTLVAWSAAPLLLFPTHYTGDEGYISDTEDSARIDGTVASAGGSSKDQEGPSAGLNETGRDVAAEPKKGDKEQLPNASSALLAESGLEQGEHELEAANRKSGQPAGIRNEL